One window of Quercus robur chromosome 5, dhQueRobu3.1, whole genome shotgun sequence genomic DNA carries:
- the LOC126728152 gene encoding uncharacterized protein LOC126728152: MPNGLQRLEDVSLVSTAAQFVRARRRTLPLFGRLTSRSKRSFGEEDGTQKPVSFTSRALRGAEERYPQMEKLAFALVITARRLKPYFQAHTIVVLTDKPLRKAMNSPEAAGRMALWAIELSEFDIQYRPQTAIKGQATSRRSRSSDPNSARGQDTMYDPTDFPTTNNEAEYEALVAGLDLAKAAGAENIIVHCDSHVVTSQFNGDYECKNDRMKRYLEKVKYRINNLEVEFIQIPREENECADHLAKAASAEFMLVPEQVLSFVQISSLIDDGTNMQVVNSEYNWTTPLISYLKAGVLPDEKGAARKLKVQASRFVLIKDVLYKKGFSLPYLSCLCKKEADYVMKEVHEGICGNHSGARSFVHKLIRAGYYWPTMMKDVQAYVLSCDKCQRYEIPRVLVSDNGKQFDNSAFRDFCSKLGIKNHYSSPAHPQANGQVEVTNRSLLKIIKTRLEGAKEVGLTSYRVESYDEDKNKEAIRLQLDLVDEVRAAAEQRLARYQNLMAKYYNNKVRRRDFQVGDLILRKVMGAARDPSQGKLGPNWEGPYRIASWQRKGTYHLETMDGQKLQHPWNTEHLRKYYQ; this comes from the exons ATGCCAAACGGCCTTCAACGACTTGAAGATGTATCTCTCGTCTCCACCGCTGCTCAGTTCGTCCGTGCAAGGCGAAGAACTCTACCTTTATTTGGCCGTCTCACAAGCCGCAGTAAGCGTAGCTTTGGAGAGGAGGATGGAACACAGAAACCCGTTTCCTTTACCAGCCGTGCACTCCGTGGAGCAGAGGAGAGGTACCCTCAGATGGAAAAGTTGGCTTTCGCGTTGGTAATCACCGCCCGAAGACTTAAGCCATACTTCCAGGCGCATACAATCGTTGTCTTAACGGACAAGCCACTGAGAAAAGCCATGAATAGCCCAGAAGCAGCAGGAAGAATGGCTTTGTGGGCAATAGAACTAAGCGAATTCGACATCCAATACCGCCCGCAGACGGCCATAAAAGGGCAGGCA ACAAGTCGGAGGAGCCGGAGTAGTGATCCAAACTCCGCAAGGGGACAAGATACAATGTATGATCCGACTGATTTTCCAACAACCAACAACGAGGCAGAGTATGAAGCCTTGGTCGCAGGGCTAGACCTTGCAAAGGCCGCGGGAGCAGAAAACATAATTGTCCACTGCGATTCACATGTGGTGACGAGTCAGTTCAATGGCGACTATGAGTGCAAGAACGATAGAATGAAGAGGTATTTAGAAAAAGTGAAATACCGAATCAACAACCTTGAAGTCGAATTCATTCAgatcccaagggaagagaacGAATGCGCTGACCACCTAGCAAAAGCTGCGTCAGCCGAATTCATGCTGGTTCCCGAACAAGTATTATCATTCGTCCAAATCTCCTCACTTATCGATGACGGAACAAATATGCAGGTTGTAAATTCTGAATATAACTGGACCACGCCATTGATCTCCTACCTAAAGGCTGGGGTGTTACCAGACGAGAAGGGCGCCGCAAGAAAGCTGAAAGTCCAGGCATCACGGTTCGTGCTGATAAAGGACGTCTTATATAAAAAGGGTTTCTCTCTACCGTACTTGAGTTGTTTGTGCAAAAAGGAAGCAGATTACGTGATGAAAGAAGTACACGAGGGTATCTGTGGGAACCACTCGGGCGCGCGATCATTTGTACACAAGTTGATCCGAGCAGGATACTACTGGCCTACAATGATGAAGGATGTGCAAGCCTATGTCCTgtcctgcgacaaatgccagag GTACGAGATACCCAGGGTACTGGTCTCTGACAATGGTAAGCAATTCGACAACAGCGCGTTCAGAGACTTCTGCTCGAAGctagggatcaagaatcactactcgtcACCCGCACACCCACAGGCGAATGGGCaagttgaagtcacgaaccgatccttacTTAAAATAATCAAGACTCgtctcgagggggcaaagg AAGTGGGGCTCACGAGCTACCGGGTGGAGAGCTACGAtgaagataagaacaaagagGCTATACGCCTCCAGCTCGATCTAGTGGATGAAGTCAGAGCGGCAGCAGAGCAGAGGTTGGCGCGCTATCAGAATCTCATGGCGAAATACTACAACAACAAAGTGAGGCGTAGGGACTTCCAGGTCGGGGATCTTATACTACGGAAAGTAATGGGTGCCGCTAGAGATCCTTCAcaaggaaaactcggccccaactgggaaggaccctataggATCGCATCATGGCAAAGGAAGGGCACCTACCACCTCGAGACAATGGACGGACAAAAACTGCAGCACCCTTGGAACACGGAGCATCTtcggaaatactaccagtag